The genomic window TCACAAGAAGATGGACAGTTGTACTTATCACAAGTAACTTGTAAAGATGCACATAAAGAAGGCAAAGAAAATGAAAGTGAAAAAATCAAAGTAGATAGCAAAACGATTTATCTTCAAATTAAAGTAGATAAAGGTGGAGTGTGTAATTTTTATTACAGCACAAATAACAAAAGATTCAAGCCTATTGGTGATACATTCAAAGCGAGAGAAGGTAGATGGATTGGTGCAAAAATAGGCTACTTAGCATTAAGAGAAAGAGTTATTAATGATGCTGGAAGTTTAGATATCGACTGGATTAGATTTAAGAAATAATGAATACTATCAAGTCAGTAAAATACCATCTATCGTTATTATTTTTAGGGCTGATGTTCTTTCAAAGTTGTTCAGAAGAGAACAAAAGAAAACTTCCCTTTGATGTTAAAAAAGACTTATTCGACACGCTACAGCCTAATGATTTAGGTTTAAAAGTTCCAAAAGGTATTGAAACATATACCATTTTTAAACCCACAGATAGTACAGATCATTTTAGTAATGGAGCAGTAATGACAGCCTTTAAAGGAGTATTGTATTGCCAGTGGCAAAGCTCTGCCGAAGGCGAAGATTCTGATGATACTTGGCTGGCTTACAGCAGTAGCAAAGATGGAAAAACTTGGAGTAAACCGATGACTTTAGCAGCATCAATTGAGGATGGTTATTGTACTTCAGGAGGTTGGTGGACCTACAAAGATTCATTAATTGCCTATATCAATGTTTGGCCATCAAAAGTATCGCCAGAAGGCGGCTATACGTATTATAAAACAAGTGCAGATGGTGTTAACTGGTCAGAAAAGAAACCTGTTTTAATGGCAGATAATACTCCTATAAATGCGGTATTTGAACAAGATCCACATCAACTAGCTAATGGTCGTATCATTAATGCAGCACATTTTCAACCTGGCTTAATGGTATCTCCAGTTTATACAGATGATCCGAAAGGAGTCATTAGTTGGACGAGAGCAAGTTTCACAAATAATTCTGCTAAAAATAATGTCTCCCAAGAAATTGAACCAAGTAGTTTTGTGAAAAGAGATAGTAGCTTGGTTATGGTGTTTAGGGATCAGTATAGCTCGTTTCAAACTTTAGCTTCAACAAGTAAAGATAACGGTGAAAGTTGGACAACACCTGTTGAGACCACAATGCCAGACTCTAGATCTAAACAAAGTGCAGGTAATTTTCCAAACGGAACAGCATACATTATCAACAATCCTGTACAGACCAAATCACGAATGCCATTGGCTGTAACGCTTAGCAACGATGGTAATTTGTTTACTGATGCTTATGTGCTTCGTAAAGGCGATGAGCTTCAACCCTTAAAATATGAAGGGAAATATAAGCGCTTGGGCTACCATTACCCTAAATCTTTCATTTTCAATAATAGTTTGTATGTGTCTTATACAACTAGCAAGGAAAACGTAGAGTATACTAAAGTTCCGTTGAGTAGCCTAAAAACCACTAACCCTTAAAATGATTAATTATGAAATTTCCCCCTAATTATAAATTCATATTTTTTTTAATCGGGCTTTGTTTTTTTACAGGAATATCAGCTCAGGTTCACGATAAATCTTGGCGAAATATTATACATACAAAAGATGATGTTTGGTATCAATCTGATGAAGCTAAGCAAATTGCAGAAAACGTATTGTTGTACCAACGCAATATTGGTGGATGGCCAAAAAATGTACAAATGCACTTGCCATTGTCTCAAGATGAAAAAGAAGAATTGTTGAAGCAAAAACAAACCAATGAAGAGACAACGACAGATAATGGAGCTACGATTCAAGAAATGCTATTTCTTTCAAAAATATATGCTCAAACAAAAGATGAAAGGTATAGAAACGCCTTTTTAAAAGGTTTGGATTATATATTGGACGCGCAATACGATAATGGAGGCTGGCCACAATTTTACCCATTAAAAAAAGGCTATTACTCGCATATTACCTATAATGACAATTCGATGGTGAACATTATGAACATGCTTCATCAATTCAAAAAGAATACCGATTATTATTCTATAAAGCTTCCAAAAGAACAGTTAGAACGTGTAAATGACGCTTTTAGAATAGGAGTAGACTGTATCTTAAAAACTCAATACAAACAAAACGGTGTTTTAACAGCCTGGTGTGCGCAACACGATGCGAAGACATTAGAGCCAGCAAAGGCAAGAGCCTATGAGTTACCATCCTTGAGTGGTGCAGAATCGGCTCATATTGTAATGTTGTTGATGTCTATAGAAAACCCTTCGAAAGAAATCATCAATGCCGTAAATAGTGCTGTGGCTTGGTTTGAAAAAACAAAAATTACCAATCTTAAAAAGGAATTGATTTACGATAAAGACGGAAATCGAACGGACTTGAAAATGATTCCTGCTGAAAATGAACCTGCTATTTGGGCGCGTTTTATGGAACTTGAAGATAATATACCTTTCTTTTGCGATAGAGATGGTGTTAAAAAAGCCACTTTAGCAGAAATTGGAGACGAACGAAGAAATGGCTACGCTTGGTACAGCAACCATCCTCAAATGGTGTTGGATGCCTATCCAGAATGGAAAAAGAAATACGATTTGTCCCAAAAGAATTCGCCATCAAATCCGTTCAAAATTGTTGTGGCACAAGATGGTAGTGGCGATTATATCTCTATTGTTGAAGCGATAAAAAACACCAAGGCTTTTCCATATGATAGAATCACCATTTTTATAAAAAATGGAATCTACAAAGAGAAAGTGAAAATCCACGAGTGGAACCAAAATTTATCTTTGGTTGGCGAGAGCAAAGAGAATACTATTATAACCTACGATGACTATTTTAACAAACTAGGATTGGGTAGAAATAGTACATTTTACACCTACACATTATTGGTTGAAGCTAATAATGTGGTGCTAAAAAATCTCACTATTGAGAATTCTTCAGGTGAAGTTGGACAAGCCGTTGCTCTGTCTGTGTTTTCAGATGAAGTCGCTGTGGTTAATTGTAATTTATTAGGCAATCAAGATACTTTGTATGCTTCAGGAAAAGGGAAGCAATATTACAAAGATTGTTATATTGAAGGTACAACCGATTTTATTTTCGGAAGCGCCACAGCCTTTTTTGAAAATTGTCAAATCCATAGTAAAAAGAACTCTTACATCACAGCAGCATCAACACCAAAAGATTCGTTATTTGGTTATGTTTTTAAAGACTGTAAAATTACCGCAGATGATGATGTAGATGAAGTCTATTTAGGAAGGCCTTGGCGCGTGTATGCGCAAACTGTTTTTATAAATTGTGATTTAGGAAATCATATCTTGCCAATAGGATGGCATAATTGGTCTAAGCCAGAAGCTGAAAAAACTGCGTTTTATGCTGAATATAAAAATTATGGAGAAGGCTATAAACCATCAGAACGTGTAGGATGGTCGCATCAATTAAAAAAACGACAAGCAAAAAAATATACATTGAAAAATGTATTAGGTGAACACAAAAAGAAATCAAAAAAAGAATGGTATGAAGCATTATAAAATAATCCTGATTTTAGTAATTGTTCTGTTTCAATCTTGCGATAAAAAAGTAGAACAGAAACAAGAGGAAGAGACTGTAAAAACCATTGAAAGCGTTTCAATTTATACCATAGGAGATTCAACAATGGCAGACAAGCCAAATCCTGACGAAAACCCAGAACGTGGTTGGTGCCAATTATTACCAACGCTTCTTAACGATATAGCAACCGTAAAAAATCACGCTGTAAATGGTAGAAGCACAAGAAGTTTTATCACTGAAGGGCGTTGGGATTCTGTGCAAAAACAACTTAAAAAAGGAGATTATGTATTCATTCAATTTGGGCATAACGACCAAAAAATAACGAATCCGCAACGTTTTACCAATCCACATACAGCATACAGACACAACTTGATAAAGTTTGTAAAAGAAGCAAGAGCAAAAAAAGCTATTCCTGTACTTTTTTCGTCGATTGTAAGACGAAATTTTAATGCAGATTCCACATTAGTAGACACTCACGGAGTATATCCTTTAGAAACCCGATTGATAGCTCAAGAGTACGATGTTCCGTTTGTAGATTTGCAATATCTTACAGAAACACTAGAGGAATCTTATGGTGTTGAAGGTTCTAAGAAATTGCATTTGCATTTTGAGCCAGGCGAAATTTCTTATTTTCCAGATGGAAAGGAAGATAATACCCATTTATCAGTTTTAGGAGCAACAGAAGTGGCTAAGTTAGCAGTGAACGAGTTAAGAGAAAAGGTAGAAGATTTTAATAGTTACATTAAAAAATGATGAGAATAGAAAGTAGATTACAGCAGTATTCACTTTTGCTATGTAGCTTTCTTTTTGTGGCTTGCTTTGCACAAGAGGAAAAAGTTATTCAGCTTTGGCAAGATTCAATTCCAAATGCTATTGAAAATCCGGATTATGAAGAGGTTCAAACCTTTAAAGATTCAATGCTCTGGAGTACAGAAAAAGTTAAAGAACCCACATTAACCATTTTTTCACCCGAACAACCAAATGGAACAGCAGTAGTTATTTGTCCAGGTGGAGGCTATCATCATTTAGCTATAAATAAAGAAGGTTATAAAATTGCTGAATGGTTAAATACGCGTGGAATCACAGCCTTTGTGTTAAAATACAGAATGCCTAATGATAGCATATCGACGAATAAAACCATTGCACCACTTCAAGATGCGCAACGTGCTATGCGATATGTGAGGCAAAATGCCAAACACTGGAATTTAAATGAAAATAAAATCGGAGTTCTTGGGTTTTCGGCAGGTGGACATTTAGCGTCAACCCTATCAACGCATTATAATGATGCTGTTTACAAAGCGGAATATGAAGTTAGTGCAAGACCAGATTTTTCAATATTGGTGTATCCTGTAATTTCGATGAAAGACGGCGTAACACATCAAGGTTCTAAAACGAATTTGTTGGGCGAAACACCATCAAACGAAACTGTGGAATTCTATTCTAATGAAACTCAAATCACTTCAGAAACACCAAAAACCATTTTAATTCACGCTACAGATGACAAGTCAGTTCCTGTAGAAAATAGTCTTCAATATTATTTAGCTTTAAAAGAAAACAAGGTGCCAGCCGAACTTCATATTTATGAAAAAGGCGGACACGGTTTTGGTTTAGGACGAGGTTTTACAAGTGACGATTGGCCAAAAGCTTGCGAGACTTGGTTAAAGAAAAATGATTTATAAAAGTTGTTTGTTTTAAATAATACCACTTTTTGAAATCCCAAGACTAAGTCCTCTAAGTTCTGCAAGACCTTTTAAGCGGCCAATAGCAGTATAACCAGCATACGAATTATTATGTTTTAAATCATCAAGCATTTGGTGGCCGTGGTCTGGTCGCATAGGTAGTGAAATGTTGCGTTCCTTTTCAATTTTTAAAACTGCTTTTACAATCTCAAACATATCTGAAGAACCCTCAAGATGATGGTCTTCGTAAAAACTACCATCGTCTTCTCGCTTCACATTTCTAAGATGAAGAAAATGAATTCTATTTTTGAATTTTTCAATCATCTTTGGCAAGTCATTGTTGTCATTCGCACCCAAAGAACCAGTACAAAATGTAATACCGTTTGAAGGACTATCAATAAAACCAACCAAATCATCCAAGTCACGTTCTGAAGTGATGATGCGAGGCAATCCCATAATATCAAAAGGAGGGTCGTCTGGATGAATCGCCATCTTCACACCTAATTCTTCCGCAAGCGGAATAATTTCATTCAAAAAATAGGACAAATTAGATTTTAAATCGGAATGCGATAGGTCTTTATACTGCGCTATCATCTTCTTGAATGTCGGAATATCAAGGTCGTCAACTGTGCCAGGCAACCCTTTTAAAATACCATCTTTTAAACGTTGTATTTCGGTTTTAGACATAGCTTCATAGCGCTGTTTAGCCTTAGCTAAAATAGCTTCGTCGTAATCCTTTTCAACATCATTGCGTTTCATTATGAAGGCTTCAAAAACAGCCATTTCAACCTTATCGAACCGTAATGCTGTGCTACCATCTTCGAGTTCCCAAAAAAGATGTGTGCGCGTCCAATCTAAAACAGGCATAAAGTTGTAGCACACATTTTTTACACCACATTTAGCGACATTAAAGAGGCTTTGTTTGTAGTTTTCTATACGTTTTGCATAGTCGCCTTGACGCAGTTTTATGTTTTCGTGAATAGGAATACTTTCAATAAAAGACCATTCTAATTTTGCATTTAGAATTTCATTTTTTGTAGCTTGAATGTCTTCGATAGGCCAAATTTCGCCATTTGGAATATGATGCAGTGCAGTAACTACACCAGTTGCACCAGATTGTCTAATATCCGAAAGGGTTACAGCATCAGATTTGCCAAACCATCTAAAATTTTCTGTCATTTCTTAATTTTTAAACACCACTAAAAGCGCCAAAACCACCATCAACGTGGATGACGGTTCCTGTCATAAATTTTGAAGCATTACTAGCTAAAAGCTGTACGGCACCATTAAGTTCTTCGGAATTTCCAAAACGTTTCATTGGTGTGCTTTTTATAATGGTTTCGCCACGATCTGTTAAAGAACCATCTTCATTGGTCAATAATTTACGGTTTTGGTCCGCAAGGAAAAACCCAGGAGCAATAGCATTGACTCTAATCTTATCGCCAAACTTATGAGCCATATCTACAGCCATCCAACGTGTAAAGTTTTCCATAGCAGCCTTTGAAGCCGAGTAGCCAACAACACGTGTTAATGCTTGTGCCACAGCTACTGAAGAGACATTAATTATAGAACCACCATTTTGTTCGGTCATTTGTTTTCCAAAGACTAAGGACGGAATCACGGTTCCCATTAAATTTAAGTCTGTTACTTTTTGAAAGTCATCTATTGAAATATCAAATAACGATTCAGAAGGAGATAAAGTCGCGCCAGGCATATTTCCACCTGCTGCATTAATGAGCACATCAAATTTTTGCCACTTTTCTAGAAGTTGAGTTTTAACATTTTCTAGGTTTTCTTTATCTAATACATCAGCTTTAATACCCATGGCATTGGTTGCTGAAAGTTGAGCTGCAAAATCTTTAGCTTTGGCTTCATTTCTACCAAGTATAGCCACTTTAGCACCAGACTCAACCAAATGCTTAGCCATACTAGAACCTAATACGCCATAACCACCTGTGATGATGATGACTTTATCTTTTATATCGAGGATGTTCATTGTTTTGTGTTTTTAAATTTTTTTATCTGAGGATTCCCTAACTATTAATTCAGATTTTAAGATGTTTTTGTTTAAGGTTGGCTTCCAATTCTCATCATTAATTCTACTTAAGAACGTTTCAGCAGCAATTTTGCCTATTTCGGCACTATGCTGGTTTACTGTTGAAATTGTAGGACTTACCAAAGATGTAAATGGTTCGTTTCCAAAACCAATTAAACAAATATCTTCAGGGACATTAATATTGTGTTCATTCAATACCTGAAGTGCACCTAAAGCAGCATAATCACTCGCCACATAAATAGCATCAGGACGTTTTTCTAACTGCAAAAACTTTTGCATCATTTCTCTACCATCTTCAAGTGTAAGACTACTTTCAGTAAGTAAATTTTGGTCTAAAGGTAGGTTGTGTTTCGTTAATGCGTCAATATAACCTCTTATTCTATTGTTAAAAATTCGAGTTCGTCTATAACCACCAATATGAGCAATACGTTTACATCCTTTTTCAACTAAATGCTCAACAATCATGTGGCTACTATCATAATCATTGATACCAACATAATCTACATTGAGGTCGTTTTCACCACGATCAAAAAGAATCAATGGAATTCCTTTAGATTTTATTTTCTCGTAATAGGAAAGGTCAGTTGTTTCATTTGCCATTGAAGCAATTATACCATCAACTTGAGTATAAAGTAAGGTGTCTATATTTTTACATTCCTTTTTAAAAGATTCCTTAGACTGGGTAATAATGATATTGTAACCAGCCTTATCAAGAACAGCCTCCATGCTTTCAATAACAGATGAAAAGAAATTACTATTTGTACGAGGCACAATGACACCAACTAAGTTGCTTTTACCTTTTCTTAAAGCACTTGCGAGGTGATTAGGTTGGTAGTTTAATTCTTTAGCAACACGTTTTACATCTTCTTTAGTTTGTTTACTAATTCGGGAATCATCATGAAGCGCTTTAGATACTGCGGCAGCAGAAATATTAAGTACATTGGCAATGTCTTTTATTGTCGTTCTTTTTTTATTTCCCAAGATTTTATATATTTGCTTAATCGTTTAAGCAAATTTAAGCTTTTTGTTTTTTATAATCAAAACTAGATACGTTTTGATTTATTTTTAAAATATTTGGTTAAACGTTTAAGCAAGATAACTAATTAAACAATTTTCAAATGAAAAAAGTAGTCACTTTTGGGGAAATAATGCTAAGATTAGCACCTCAAGGATTTTTAAGATTTTCTCAAGCATCTAGTTTTGATGTTGTATATGGAGGTGGAGAGTCTAACGTAGCGGTTTCGTTAGCTAATTATGGTGTGCCAGTAGATTTTGTAACACGTTTACCAAAAAATGATATTGGTGAGTGTGCTATGATGGAAATGCGTAAAAGAGGTGTAGGTGTTGATAAGATTATTTATGGTGGAGACCGTTTAGGAATTTATTTCTTAGAAACAGGTGCTGTAAGCAGGGGAAGTAAAGTAGTATATGATAGAGCACATTCTGCAATTTCTGAGATTGAGCCAGGCATGGTAGACTGGAAATCAGTTTTTAAAGATGTCGCTTGGTTCCACTGGACAGGTATTACACCTGCTATTTCTCAAGGTGCTGCAGACGCTTGTTTAGAAGCTGTAAAAGTGGCAAGTGAAATGGGTGTTACTATTTCAACAGACTTAAACTATAGAGCAAAACTTTGGACGTATTGTGATGATGCTCATAGAGAAAAAATAATGACAGAATTAACATCGTACTGTGATATCGTTTTAGGTAATGAAGAAGATGCAGAAAAGCATTTTGGTATTCATCCAGAAGGCTTAGACGTACACAAGCATGGACATGATGTTAAGGCTGAAGCATTCTTATCGGTTTGTAAGCAAATGATGGCCAAGTTCCCTAAAGCTAAAAAAGTAATTACAACTTTAAGAGGTTCTATCTCTGCATCTCATAATACTTGGGCTGGAGTATTATACGATGGAGAAAAAATGTACGAAACACGTCAGTATCAAATCACTGATATTGTAGATAGAGTTGGTGGTGGAGATTCATTTATGGGTGGATTAATCTACGGATTATTAAAATACCCTGAAGATGATCAAAATGCATTAGACTTTGCTGTGGCGGCTTCATGTTTAAAGCACACTATTAAAGGTGATGCTAACTTAGTAACAGTTTCTGAAGTAGAAAAATTAATGGGAGGTGATGCTTCTGGACGTGTAGCAAGATAAGTTATGGCAAATTATTCAAGAATAGAAGTTGTAAATGTTATGAAACAAACCGGTTTAGTTCCGTTGTTTTATAACTCAGATATTGAAGTAAGTAAAAAAGTAATTAAGGCTGTTTATGATGGTGGCGCAAGATTACTAGAGTTTACTGCAAGAGGAGATTTTGCTCACGAAGTTTTTGGTGAGTTAAATAAATATGTTCTTAAAGAACTTCCAGGAATGATCATGGGTGTTGGTTCTGTAACCGATGCTGCATCTGCGTCTCGTTTTATGGCGCTTGGTGCTAACTTTATCGTTACACCTGTATTAAGAGAAGATATTGCTATTGTTTGTAATAGAAGAAAAGTAATGTGGTCTCCAGGATGTGGTTCTTTAACTGAAATCTGTAGAGCAGAAGAATTAGGTTGTGAGGTTGTAAAGTTATTTCCAGGTGGTATTTACGGACCAGATTTTGTTAAGGCAATAAAAGGGCCTCAACCTTGGACAAGCATTATGCCTACAGGTGGTGTATCTCCAACTAAAGAAAACCTAGAAGGTTGGTTTAAAGCAGGAGTAACTTGTGTTGGGATGGGCTCAAAATTAATTGCTAAAAATGCCGATGGTAATTACGATTTAGCAAAAATTGAGTCGGATACTAAAAATGCAATTACAATAATTAAAGAATTACAATAATAAGATGTTAAAGACTTCAAGAATTACAATGAAGGAGCTTTCTGAGCTTTCAGGTTACTCTGTTTCTACAGTGTCTAAAGCTTTGAATGGAAAACAAGATATTAGTCCAGATGCCACTGAATATATTAAATCATTGGCTAAAAAGTTTAACTACGTACCTAATAA from Winogradskyella sp. MH6 includes these protein-coding regions:
- a CDS encoding exo-alpha-sialidase; translated protein: MNTIKSVKYHLSLLFLGLMFFQSCSEENKRKLPFDVKKDLFDTLQPNDLGLKVPKGIETYTIFKPTDSTDHFSNGAVMTAFKGVLYCQWQSSAEGEDSDDTWLAYSSSKDGKTWSKPMTLAASIEDGYCTSGGWWTYKDSLIAYINVWPSKVSPEGGYTYYKTSADGVNWSEKKPVLMADNTPINAVFEQDPHQLANGRIINAAHFQPGLMVSPVYTDDPKGVISWTRASFTNNSAKNNVSQEIEPSSFVKRDSSLVMVFRDQYSSFQTLASTSKDNGESWTTPVETTMPDSRSKQSAGNFPNGTAYIINNPVQTKSRMPLAVTLSNDGNLFTDAYVLRKGDELQPLKYEGKYKRLGYHYPKSFIFNNSLYVSYTTSKENVEYTKVPLSSLKTTNP
- the pelA gene encoding pectate lyase, which gives rise to MKFPPNYKFIFFLIGLCFFTGISAQVHDKSWRNIIHTKDDVWYQSDEAKQIAENVLLYQRNIGGWPKNVQMHLPLSQDEKEELLKQKQTNEETTTDNGATIQEMLFLSKIYAQTKDERYRNAFLKGLDYILDAQYDNGGWPQFYPLKKGYYSHITYNDNSMVNIMNMLHQFKKNTDYYSIKLPKEQLERVNDAFRIGVDCILKTQYKQNGVLTAWCAQHDAKTLEPAKARAYELPSLSGAESAHIVMLLMSIENPSKEIINAVNSAVAWFEKTKITNLKKELIYDKDGNRTDLKMIPAENEPAIWARFMELEDNIPFFCDRDGVKKATLAEIGDERRNGYAWYSNHPQMVLDAYPEWKKKYDLSQKNSPSNPFKIVVAQDGSGDYISIVEAIKNTKAFPYDRITIFIKNGIYKEKVKIHEWNQNLSLVGESKENTIITYDDYFNKLGLGRNSTFYTYTLLVEANNVVLKNLTIENSSGEVGQAVALSVFSDEVAVVNCNLLGNQDTLYASGKGKQYYKDCYIEGTTDFIFGSATAFFENCQIHSKKNSYITAASTPKDSLFGYVFKDCKITADDDVDEVYLGRPWRVYAQTVFINCDLGNHILPIGWHNWSKPEAEKTAFYAEYKNYGEGYKPSERVGWSHQLKKRQAKKYTLKNVLGEHKKKSKKEWYEAL
- a CDS encoding rhamnogalacturonan acetylesterase, translated to MKHYKIILILVIVLFQSCDKKVEQKQEEETVKTIESVSIYTIGDSTMADKPNPDENPERGWCQLLPTLLNDIATVKNHAVNGRSTRSFITEGRWDSVQKQLKKGDYVFIQFGHNDQKITNPQRFTNPHTAYRHNLIKFVKEARAKKAIPVLFSSIVRRNFNADSTLVDTHGVYPLETRLIAQEYDVPFVDLQYLTETLEESYGVEGSKKLHLHFEPGEISYFPDGKEDNTHLSVLGATEVAKLAVNELREKVEDFNSYIKK
- a CDS encoding alpha/beta hydrolase; this translates as MMRIESRLQQYSLLLCSFLFVACFAQEEKVIQLWQDSIPNAIENPDYEEVQTFKDSMLWSTEKVKEPTLTIFSPEQPNGTAVVICPGGGYHHLAINKEGYKIAEWLNTRGITAFVLKYRMPNDSISTNKTIAPLQDAQRAMRYVRQNAKHWNLNENKIGVLGFSAGGHLASTLSTHYNDAVYKAEYEVSARPDFSILVYPVISMKDGVTHQGSKTNLLGETPSNETVEFYSNETQITSETPKTILIHATDDKSVPVENSLQYYLALKENKVPAELHIYEKGGHGFGLGRGFTSDDWPKACETWLKKNDL
- the uxuA gene encoding mannonate dehydratase, whose protein sequence is MTENFRWFGKSDAVTLSDIRQSGATGVVTALHHIPNGEIWPIEDIQATKNEILNAKLEWSFIESIPIHENIKLRQGDYAKRIENYKQSLFNVAKCGVKNVCYNFMPVLDWTRTHLFWELEDGSTALRFDKVEMAVFEAFIMKRNDVEKDYDEAILAKAKQRYEAMSKTEIQRLKDGILKGLPGTVDDLDIPTFKKMIAQYKDLSHSDLKSNLSYFLNEIIPLAEELGVKMAIHPDDPPFDIMGLPRIITSERDLDDLVGFIDSPSNGITFCTGSLGANDNNDLPKMIEKFKNRIHFLHLRNVKREDDGSFYEDHHLEGSSDMFEIVKAVLKIEKERNISLPMRPDHGHQMLDDLKHNNSYAGYTAIGRLKGLAELRGLSLGISKSGII
- a CDS encoding SDR family oxidoreductase codes for the protein MNILDIKDKVIIITGGYGVLGSSMAKHLVESGAKVAILGRNEAKAKDFAAQLSATNAMGIKADVLDKENLENVKTQLLEKWQKFDVLINAAGGNMPGATLSPSESLFDISIDDFQKVTDLNLMGTVIPSLVFGKQMTEQNGGSIINVSSVAVAQALTRVVGYSASKAAMENFTRWMAVDMAHKFGDKIRVNAIAPGFFLADQNRKLLTNEDGSLTDRGETIIKSTPMKRFGNSEELNGAVQLLASNASKFMTGTVIHVDGGFGAFSGV
- a CDS encoding LacI family DNA-binding transcriptional regulator, whose protein sequence is MGNKKRTTIKDIANVLNISAAAVSKALHDDSRISKQTKEDVKRVAKELNYQPNHLASALRKGKSNLVGVIVPRTNSNFFSSVIESMEAVLDKAGYNIIITQSKESFKKECKNIDTLLYTQVDGIIASMANETTDLSYYEKIKSKGIPLILFDRGENDLNVDYVGINDYDSSHMIVEHLVEKGCKRIAHIGGYRRTRIFNNRIRGYIDALTKHNLPLDQNLLTESSLTLEDGREMMQKFLQLEKRPDAIYVASDYAALGALQVLNEHNINVPEDICLIGFGNEPFTSLVSPTISTVNQHSAEIGKIAAETFLSRINDENWKPTLNKNILKSELIVRESSDKKI
- a CDS encoding sugar kinase, producing the protein MKKVVTFGEIMLRLAPQGFLRFSQASSFDVVYGGGESNVAVSLANYGVPVDFVTRLPKNDIGECAMMEMRKRGVGVDKIIYGGDRLGIYFLETGAVSRGSKVVYDRAHSAISEIEPGMVDWKSVFKDVAWFHWTGITPAISQGAADACLEAVKVASEMGVTISTDLNYRAKLWTYCDDAHREKIMTELTSYCDIVLGNEEDAEKHFGIHPEGLDVHKHGHDVKAEAFLSVCKQMMAKFPKAKKVITTLRGSISASHNTWAGVLYDGEKMYETRQYQITDIVDRVGGGDSFMGGLIYGLLKYPEDDQNALDFAVAASCLKHTIKGDANLVTVSEVEKLMGGDASGRVAR
- a CDS encoding bifunctional 4-hydroxy-2-oxoglutarate aldolase/2-dehydro-3-deoxy-phosphogluconate aldolase gives rise to the protein MANYSRIEVVNVMKQTGLVPLFYNSDIEVSKKVIKAVYDGGARLLEFTARGDFAHEVFGELNKYVLKELPGMIMGVGSVTDAASASRFMALGANFIVTPVLREDIAIVCNRRKVMWSPGCGSLTEICRAEELGCEVVKLFPGGIYGPDFVKAIKGPQPWTSIMPTGGVSPTKENLEGWFKAGVTCVGMGSKLIAKNADGNYDLAKIESDTKNAITIIKELQ